A genome region from Piliocolobus tephrosceles isolate RC106 chromosome 8, ASM277652v3, whole genome shotgun sequence includes the following:
- the FLNC gene encoding filamin-C isoform X4 — protein MPSTEKDLAEDAPWKKIQQNTFTRWCNEHLKCVGKRLTDLQRDLSDGLRLIALLEVLSQKRMYRKFHPRPNFRQMKLENVSVALEFLEREHIKLVSIDSKAIVDGNLKLILGLIWTLILHYSISMPMWEDEDDEDARKQTPKQRLLGWIQNKVPQLPITNFNRDWQDGKALGALVDNCAPGLCPDWEAWDPNQPVENAREAMQQADDWLGVPQVIAPEEIVDPNVDEHSVMTYLSQFPKAKLKPGAPVRSKQLNPKKAIAYGPGIEPQGNTVLQPAHFAVQTVDAGVGEVLVYIEDPEGHTEEAKVVPNNDKDRTYAVSYVPKVAGLHKVTVLFAGQNIERSPFEVNVGMALGDANKVSARGPGLEPVGNVANKPTYFDIYTAGAGTGDVAVVIVDPQGRRDTVEVALEDKGDSTFRCTYRPVMEGPHTVHVAFAGAPITRSPFPVHVSEACNPNACRASGRGLQPKGVRVKEVADFKVFTKGAGSGELKVTVKGPKGTEEPVKVREAGDGVFECEYYPVVPGKYVVTITWGGYAIPRSPFEVQVSPEAGVQKVRAWGPGLETGQVGKSADFVVEAIGTEVGTLGFSIEGPSQAKIECDDKGDGSCDVRYWPTEPGEYAVHVICDDEDIRDSPFIAHILPAPPDCFPDKVKAFGPGLEPTGCIVDKPAEFTIDARAAGKGDLKLYAQDADGCPIDIKVIPNGDGTFRCSYVPTKPIKHTIIISWGGVNVPKSPFRVNVGEGSHPERVKVYGPGVEKTGLKANEPTYFTVDCSEAGQGDVSIGIKCAPGVVGPAEADIDFDIIKNDNDTFTVKYTPPGAGRYTIMVLFANQEIPASPFHIKVDPSHDASKVKAEGPGLNRTGVEVGKPTHFTVLTKGAGKAKLDVQFAGTAKGEAVRDFEIIDNHDYSYTVKYTAVQQGNMAVTVTYGGDPVPKSPFVVNVAPPLDLSKIKVQGLNSKVAVGQEQAFSVNTRGAGGQGQLDVRMTSPSRRPIPCKLEPGGGAEAQAVRYMPPEEGPYKVDITYDGHPVPGSPFAVEGVLPPDPSKVCAYGPGLKGGLVGTPAPFSIDTKGAGTGGLGLTVEGPCEAKIECQDNGDGSCAVSYLPTEPGEYTINILFAEAHIPGSPFKATIRPVFDPSKVRASGPGLERGKAGEAATFTVDCSEAGEAELTIEILSDAGVKAEVLIHNNADGTYHITYSPAFPGTYTITIKYGGHPVPKFPTRVHVQPAVDTSGVKVSGPGVEPHGVLREVTTEFTVDARSLTATGGNHVTARVLNPSGAKTDTYVTDNGDGTYRVQYTAYEEGVHLVEVLYDEVAVPKSPFRVGVTEGCDPTRVRAFGPGLEGGLVNKANRFTVETRGAGTGGLGLAIEGPSEAKMSCKDNKDGSCTVEYIPFTPGDYDVNITFGGRPIPGSPFRVPVKDVVDPGKVKCSGPGLGAGVRARVPQTFTVDCSQAGRAPLQVAVLGPTGVAEPVEVRDNGDGTHTVHYTPATDGPYTVAVKYADQEVPRSPFKIKVLPAHDASKVRASGPGLNASGIPASLPVEFTIDARDAGEGLLTVQILDPEGKPKKANIRDNGDGTYTVSYLPDMSGRYTITIKYGGDEIPYSPFRIHALPTGDASKCLVTGACLGPRIQIGQETVITVDAKAAGEGKVTCTVSTPDGAELDVDVVENHDGTFDIYYTAPEPGKYVITIRFGGEHIPNSPFHVLATEEPVVPVEPMESMLRPFNLVIPFAVQKGELTGEVRMPSGKTARPNITDNKDGTITVRYAPTEKGLHQMGIKYDGNHIPGSPLQFYVDAINSRHVSAYGPGLSHGMVNKPATFTIVTKDAGEGGLSLAVEGPSKAEITCKDNKDGTCTVSYLPTAPGDYSIIVRFDDKHIPGSPFTAKITGDDSMRTSQLNVGTSTDVSLKITESDLSQLTASIRAPSGNEEPCLLKRLPNRHIGISFTPKEVGEHVVSVRKSGKHVTNSPFKILVGPSEIGDASKVRVWGKGLSEGHTFQVAEFIVDTRNAGYGGLGLSIEGPSKVDINCEDMEDGTCKVTYCPTEPGTYIINIKFADKHVPGSPFTVKVTGEGRMKESITRRRQAPSIATIGSTCDLNLKIPGEASSQDMTAQVTSPSGKMEAAEIVEGEDSAYSVRFVPQEMGPHTVAVKYRGQHVPGSPFQFTVGPLGEGGAHKVRAGGTGLERGVAGVPAEFSIWTREAGAGGLSIAVEGPSKAEIAFEDRKDGSCGVSYVVQEPGDYEVSIKFNDEHIPDSPFVVPVASLSDDARRLTVTSLQETGLKVNQPASFAVQLNGARGVIDARVHTPSGAVEECYVSELDSDKHTIRFIPHENGVHSIDVKFNGAHIPGSPFKIRVGEQSQAGDPGLVSAYGPGLEGGTTGVSSEFIVNTLNAGSGALSVTIDGPSKVQLDCRECPEGHVVTYTPMAPGNYLIAIKYGGPQHIVGSPFKAKVTGPRLSGGHSLHETSTVLVETVTKSSSSRGSSYSSIPKFSSDASKVVTRGPGLSQAFVGQKNSFTVDCSKAGTNMMMVGVHGPKTPCEEVYVKHMGNRVYNVTYTVKEKGDYILIVKWGDESVPGSPFKVKVP, from the exons ATGCCGTCCACGGAGAAGGACCTGGCGGAGGACGCGCCGTGGAAGAAGATCCAGCAGAACACATTCACGCGCTGGTGCAATGAGCACCTCAAGTGCGTGGGCAAGCGCCTGACCGACCTGCAGCGCGACCTCAGCGACGGGCTCCGGCTCATCGCGCTGCTCGAGGTGCTCAGCCAGAAGCGCATGTACCGCAAGTTCCACCCGCGCCCCAACTTTCGCCAAATGAAGCTGGAGAACGTGTCCGTGGCCCTCGAGTTCCTGGAGCGCGAGCACATCAAGCTTGTGTCCATAG ACAGCAAGGCCATCGTGGATGGGAACCTGAAGCTGATCCTTGGCCTGATCTGGACGCTGATCCTGCACTACTCCATCTCCATGCCCATGTGGGAGGATGAAGATGATGAGGACGCCCGCAAACAGACACCCAAGCAGCGACTGCTCGGCTGGATCCAGAACAAGGTGCCCCAGCTGCCCATCACCAACTTCAACCGTGACTGGCAGGATGGCAAAGCTCTGGGCGCCCTGGTGGACAACTGTGCCCCTG GTCTCTGCCCCGACTGGGAGGCCTGGGATCCCAACCAGCCCGTGGAGAACGCCCGAGAGGCCATGCAGCAGGCCGACGACTGGCTTGGGGTGCCCCAG GTCATTGCCCCTGAGGAGATCGTGGACCCCAACGTGGATGAGCATTCTGTTATGACATATCTGTCCCAGTTCCCCAAGGCCAAGCTCAAACCAGGCGCCCCTGTTCGATCCAAGCAGCTGAACCCCAAGAAAGCCATCGCCTATGGGCCTG GCATCGAGCCACAGGGCAACACCGTGCTGCAGCCTGCCCACTTCGCCGTGCAGACGGTGGACGCAGGCGTGGGCGAGGTGCTGGTCTACATCGAAGACCCCGAAGGCCACACCGAGGAG GCCAAGGTGGTTCCCAACAATGACAAAGACCGCACCTACGCTGTCTCCTATGTGCCCAAGGTCGCTGGGTTACACAAG GTGACCGTGCTCTTTGCTGGCCAGAACATTGAACGCAGTCCCTTTGAGGTGAACGTGGGCATGGCCCTGGGAGATGCCAACAAGGTGTCAGCCCGTGGTCCTGGCCTGGAACCTGTGGGCAATGTGGCCAACAAACCCACCTACTTTGACATCTACACTGCGG GGGCCGGCACTGGCGACGTTGCTGTGGTGATCGTGGACCCACAGGGCCGGCGGGACACAGTGGAGGTCGCCCTGGAGGACAAGGGTGACAGCACGTTCCGCTGCACATACAGACCTGTCATGGAGGGACCACACACCGTACACGTGGCCTTTGCGGGTGCCCCCATCACCCGCAGTCCCTTCCCTGTCCACGTGTCAGAAG cCTGTAACCCCAATGCCTGCCGCGCCTCTGGGCGAGGCCTGCAGCCCAAGGGTGTTCGTGTGAAAGAGGTGGCTGACTTCAAGGTGTTTACCAAGGGTGCCGGCAGCGGGGAGCTCAAGGTCACAGTCAAGGGGCCAA AGGGCACAGAGGAGCCGGTGAAGGTGCGGGAGGCTGGGGACGGTGTGTTCGAGTGCGAATACTACCCGGTGGTGCCTGGGAAATACGTGGTGACCATCACGTGGGGCGGCTACGCCATCCCTCGCAG CCCCTTTGAGGTACAGGTGAGCCCAGAGGCAGGAGTGCAAAAGGTCCGGGCCTGGGGTCCTGGTTTGGAGACTGGCCAGGTGGGCAAGTCAGCTGACTTTGTGGTGGAAGCCATTGGCACCGAGGTGGGGACACTGG GCTTCTCCATTGAGGGGCCCTCACAAGCCAAGATCGAATGTGATGACAAGGGGGATGGCTCCTGCGATGTGCGGTACTGGCCCACGGAGCCTGGGGAGTATGCTGTGCACGTCATCTGCGACGACGAGGACATCCGAGACTCACCCTTCATTGCCCACATCTTGCCCGCCCCACCTGACTGCTTCCCGGACAAG GTGAAGGCCTTTGGGCCTGGCCTGGAGCCTACAGGCTGCATTGTGGACAAGCCCGCTGAGTTCACCATTGATGCCCGTGCAGCTGGCAAGGGAGACCTGAAGCTCTATGCCCAG GACGCGGACGGCTGTCCCATCGACATCAAGGTGATCCCCAACGGCGATGGCACCTTCCGCTGCTCCTACGTGCCCACCAAGCCCATTAAGCACACGATCATCATCTCCTGGGGAGGCGTAAACGTGCCCAAGAGCCCCTTCCGG GTGAACGTGGGCGAGGGCAGCCACCCCGAGCGGGTGAAGGTGTACGGCCCCGGTGTGGAGAAGACCGGCCTCAAGGCCAACGAGCCCACCTACTTCACCGTGGACTGCAGCGAGGCGGGGCAAG GCGATGTGAGCATTGGCATCAAGTGCGCCCCCGGCGTGGTGGGCCCTGCAGAGGCTGACATCGACTTCGACATCATCAAGAATGACAACGACACCTTCACTGTCAAGTATACGCCACCGGGGGCAGGCCGCTACACCATCATGGTGCTGTTTGCCAACCAG GAGATCCCCGCCAGCCCCTTCCACATCAAGGTGGACCCATCCCACGATGCCAGCAAAGTCAAGGCCGAGGGCCCTGGGCTGAATCGCACAG GTGTGGAAGTTGGGAAGCCCACCCACTTCACGGTGCTGACCAAGGGAGCCGGCAAGGCCAAGTTGGACGTGCAGTTTGCAGGCACAGCCAAGGGCGAAGCTGTGCGGGACTTTGAGATCATAGACAACCATGACTATTCCTACACTGTCAAGTACACCGCTGTCCAGCAG GGCAACATGGCAGTGACAGTGACCTACGGCGGAGACCCTGTCCCCAAGAGCCCCTTTGTGGTGAATGTGGCACCCCCGCTGGACCTCAGCAAAATCAAAGTTCAGGGCCTCAATAGCA AGGTGGCTGTGGGACAGGAACAAGCATTCTCTGTGAACACGCGAGGGGCTGGCGGTCAAGGCCAACTGGATGTGCGGATGACTTCGCCCTCTCGCCGGCCCATCCCCTGCAAGCTGGAGCCAGGCGGTGGAGCAGAAGCCCAGGCTGTGCGCTACATGCCCCCGGAGGAGGGGCCCTACAAGGTGGACATCACCTACGATGGTCACCCAGTGCCTGGCAGCCCCTTTGCTGTGGAGGGTGTTCTGCCCCCTGATCCCTCCAAG GTCTGTGCCTATGGCCCCGGTCTCAAGGGTGGACTGGTAGGCACCCCGGCACCATTCTCCATCGACACCAAGGGGGCTGGCACAGGTGGCCTGGGGCTGACTGTGGAGGGCCCCTGCGAGGCCAAGATCGAATGCCAGGACAATGGTGATGGCTCATGTGCTGTCAGCTACCTGCCCACGGAGCCTGGCGAGTACACCATCAACATCCTGTTTGCCGAAGCCCACATCCCTGGCTCACCCTTCAAAGCTACCATCCGGCCCGTGTTTGACCCAAGCAAGGTGCGGGCCAGTGGGCCGGGCCTGGAGCGCGGCAAGGCCGGTGAGGCAGCCACCTTCACTGTGGACTGCTCAGAGGCAGGCGAGGCAGAGCTGACCATTGAGATCCTGTCAGATGCCGGGGTCAAGGCCGAGGTGCTGATTCACAATAACGCGGACGGCACCTACCACATCACCTACAGCCCCGCCTTCCCCGGCACCTACACCATTACCATCAAGTATGGCGGGCATCCGGTGCCCAAATTCCCCACCCGCGTCCATGTGCAGCCTGCGGTCGATACCAGTGGCGTCAAGGTCTCAGGGCCTGGTGTTGAGCCACACG GTGTCCTGCGGGAGGTGACCACTGAGTTCACTGTGGATGCAAGATCCTTAACAGCCACAGGCGGCAACCACGTGACAGCTCGAGTGCTCAACCCCTCGGGGGCCAAGACAGACACTTATGTGACAGACAATGGGGACGGCACCTACCGAGTACAGTACACCGCCTACGAGGAGG GCGTGCATTTGGTGGAGGTCCTGTATGATGAGGTCGCTGTGCCCAAGAGCCCCTTCCGAGTGGGCGTCACCGAGGGCTGTGATCCCACCCGCGTCCGGGCCTTCGGGCCAGGCCTGGAGGGTGGCTTGGTTAACAAGGCCAACCGCTTCACTGTGGAGACCAG GGGAGCCGGCACCGGGGGCCTTGGCCTAGCCATCGAGGGTCCCTCAGAAGCCAAGATGTCCTGCAAGGACAACAAGGATGGTAGCTGCACCGTGGAGTACATCCCCTTCACCCCTGGAGACTATGACGTCAACATCACCTTCGGGGGGCGGCCCATCCCAG GGAGCCCATTCCGGGTGCCGGTGAAGGATGTGGTGGACCCTGGGAAGGTGAAGTGCTCGGGACCAGGGCTGGGGGCTGGTGTCAGGGCCCGGGTCCCCCAGACCTTCACAGTGGACTGCAGTCAAGCTGGCCGGGCGCCCCTGCAGGTGGCTGTGCTGGGCCCCACAG GTGTGGCCGAGCCTGTGGAGGTGCGGGATAATGGAGATGGCACCCACACTGTCCACTACACCCCAGCCACTGACGGGCCCTACACGGTAGCTGTCAAGTATGCAGACCAGGAGGTGCCACGCAG CCCCTTCAAGATCAAGGTCCTTCCAGCTCATGATGCCAGCAAAGTGCGGGCCAGCGGCCCAGGCCTCAATGCCTCTGGGATCCCTGCCAGTCTGCCTGTGGAGTTCACCATCGATGCACGGGACGCGGGCGAGGGGTTGCTCACGGTCCAGATCCTG GACCCCGAGGGTAAGCCCAAGAAGGCCAACATCCGGGACAATGGGGATGGCACATACACTGTGTCCTACCTGCCAGACATGAGCGGCCGGTACACCATCACCATCAAGTATGGCGGCGACGAGATCCCCTACTCACCCTTCCGCATCCATGCTCTGCCCACCGGGGACGCCAGCAAGTGCCTCGTCACAG GTGCCTGCCTGGGCCCCCGAATCCAGATTGGGCAGGAGACGGTGATCACGGTGGATGCCAAGGCAGCCGGCGAGGGGAAGGTGACATGCACGGTGTCCACACCGGATGGGGCAGAGCTCGATGTGGACGTGGTTGAGAACCACGATGGTACCTTTGACATCTACTACACAGCGCCCGAGCCGGGCAAGTACGTCATCACCATCCGCTTCGGGGGCGAGCACATCCCGAACAGCCCCTTCCACGTGCTG GCCACAGAGGAGCCAGTGGTGCCTGTGGAGCCAATGGAGTCCATGCTAAGGCCCTTCAACCTGGTCATCCCCTTCGCGGTGCAGAAAGGGGAGCTCACAG GAGAGGTGCGGATGCCCTCGGGGAAGACGGCGCGGCCCAACATCACTGACAACAAGGACGGCACCATCACGGTGAGGTACGCACCCACCGAGAAAGGCCTGCACCAGATGGGGATCAAGTATGACGGCAACCACATCCCTG GGAGCCCCTTGCAGTTCTACGTAGATGCCATCAACAGCCGCCATGTCAGTGCCTATGGGCCAGGCCTGAGCCATGGCATGGTCAACAAGCCAGCCACCTTCACCATTGTCACCAAAGATGCTGGAGAAG GGGGTCTGTCGCTGGCCGTGGAGGGCCCATCCAAGGCAGAGATCACCTGTAAGGACAACAAGGATGGCACCTGCACCGTGTCCTACCTGCCGACCGCGCCTGGAGACTACAGCATCATCGTGCGCTTCGATGACAAGCACATCCCGGGGAGCCCCTTCACCGCCAAGATCACAG GCGATGACTCCATGAGGACCTCACAGCTGAACGTGGGTACCTCCACGGATGTGTCGCTGAAGATCACCGAGAGTGATCTGAGCCAGCTAACCGCCAGCATCCGTGCCCCCTCGGGCAACGAGGAGCCCTGCCTGCTGAAGCGCCTGCCCAACCGGCACATCG GGATCTCCTTCACTCCCAAGGAGGTGGGGGAGCATGTGGTGAGCGTGCGCAAGAGTGGCAAGCACGTCACCAACAGCCCCTTCAAGATCCTGGTGGGGCCATCTGAGATCGGGGATGCCAGCAAGGTGCGGGTCTGGGGCAAGGGCCTTTCTGAGGGACACACGTTCCAGGTGGCAGAGTTCATCGTGGACACTCGCAATGCAG GGTATGGGGGCTTGGGGCTGAGTATTGAAGGCCCAAGCAAGGTGGACATCAACTGTGAGGACATGGAGGACGGGACATGCAAAGTCACCTACTGCCCCACCGAGCCCGGCACCTATATCATCAACATCAAGTTTGCTGACAAGCACGTGCCTG GAAGCCCCTTCACTGTGAAGGTGACCGGCGAGGGCCGCATGAAGGAAAGCATCACCCGGCGGAGACAGGCACCGTCCATCGCCACCATTGGCAGCACCTGTGACCTCAACCTCAAGATCCCAG GCGAGGCCAGCTCTCAGGACATGACTGCACAGGTGACCAGCCCATCGGGCAAGATGGAAGCCGCGGAGATCGTCGAGGGCGAGGACAGCGCCTACAGCGTGCGCTTTGTGCCCCAGGAGATGGGGCCCCATACGGTCGCTGTCAAGTACCGTGGCCAGCACGTGCCTGGCAGCCCCTTTCAGTTCACTGTGGGGCCGCTGGGTGAAGGCGGGGCCCACAAGGTGCGGGCCGGAGGCACAGGGCTGGAGCGAGGTGTGGCCGGCGTGCCAG CTGAGTTCAGCATCTGGACCCGGGAGGCCGGTGCTGGGGGCCTGTCCATTGCTGTAGAGGGTCCTAGCAAGGCGGAGATTGCATTTGAGGATCGCAAAGATGGCTCCTGCGGTGTCTCCTATGTTGTCCAGGAACCAG GTGACTATGAGGTCTCCATCAAGTTCAATGATGAGCACATCCCAGACAGCCCCTTCGTGGTGCCCGTGGCCTCCCTCTCGGATGACGCTCGCCGTCTCACCGTCACCAGCCTCCAG GAGACGGGGCTCAAGGTGAACCAGCCAGCGTCCTTTGCGGTGCAGCTGAACGGCGCACGGGGCGTGATTGATGCCCGGGTGCACACACCCTCGGGGGCTGTGGAGGAGTGCTATGTCTCTGAGCTAGACAGTG ACAAGCATACCATCCGCTTCATCCCCCACGAGAATGGCGTCCACTCCATCGATGTCAAGTTCAATGGTGCCCACATCCCTGGAAGTCCCTTCAAGATCCGCGTTGGGGAGCAGAGCCAGGCTGGGGACCCAGGCTTGGTGTCAGCCTATGGTCCTGGACTCGAGGGAGGCACTACCG GTGTGTCATCAGAGTTCATCGTGAACACCCTGAACGCCGGCTCGGGGGCCTTGTCTGTCACCATTGATGGCCCCTCCAAGGTGCAGCTGGACTGTCGGGAGTGTCCTGAGGGCCACGTGGTCACTTACACTCCCATGGCCCCTGGCAACTACCTCATTGCCATCAAGTATGGTGGCCCCCAGCACATCGTGGGCAGCCCCTTCAAGGCCAAGGTCACCG GTCCGAGGCTGTCTGGAGGCCACAGCCTTCACGAAACATCCACCGTTCTGGTGGAGACTGTGACCAAGTCTTCCTCAAGCCGGGGCTCCAGCTACAGCTCCATCCCCAAGTTCTCCTCGGATGCCAGCAAGGTGGTGACTCGGGGCCCTGGGCTGTCCCAGGCCTTCGTGGGCCAGAAGAACTCCTTCACCGTGGACTGCAGCAAAGCAG gCACCAACATGATGATGGTGGGCGTGCACGGCCCCAAGACCCCCTGTGAGGAGGTGTACGTGAAGCACATGGGAAACCGGGTGTACAATGTCACCTACACCGTCAAGGAGAAAGGGGACTACATCCTCATCGTCAAGTGGGGTGACGAAAGTGTCCCTGGAAGCCCCTTCAAAGTCAAGGTCCCTTGA